The Thermomicrobiales bacterium nucleotide sequence TCGAGCATCTCCGGCGCGAGGTCGACGCCGACGGCAGACAGACCGCTCTGTGCCAGTGGGATCGTCAGGTAGCCGGTGCCGCAGGCCAGATCGAGCACCGGGCCGCCGGTCCTGCCGTGCCAACTCCAGATAGAGGCAGGATCTCTGGCCCATTCGGTCCGTTCTCCTGGTCGTATTCCTCCAGCTCCGACATACCTCGATGTACTCAGAGAACTGTGATGTATCTGTCAGAGTGCGGCTCCATCTCGAGCATGTCCACGGAAATCTACCGTTCTGACCATACCCTGCTGCTGCCTGTGCTTTAATCGCCGCGGCAGCACACTCCGTATGCTGAATTGTCGAGCACAGTGAATCTGTCCAGGTGGGACAGCGCTGGCTGTCATCGCCGGGAGGCGACGCCCCGCCGTGGATGTGCAGGACGACGCAGCAGAACAAACGGCGCGCAAACCCTTTGTGGACATGAAACAGGCTTGTCCATCGCTGTGAGGCGATCACTCCCGCTCGAAGATTAGCGTGCTGGGCGCGGGGTTCTACGTTGGTTCGCCACCCCAAATGTGAGGGGCGTATCGCATACGCCCGGCTAGAACGCCACATACGCGGCCATCCAGTAGGTTCGCCGGAGCATTGTGGCTGCCGGTTGAGCGGGTCGAGGGCCAAACGGGCGTATGCGATACGTGGCCATCCAGCAGGTTCACCCCCGGACACCGTGGCTGCCGATCGGAACGGGTCGAGGGCCAAACGGGCGTATGCGATACGCCCCTACATTTTGGATCGTGGGTACCGGCCTGCGAGCGCGATAGTTGGACGTTGGAATGTCTGATTGCTCGATCGGTCGCATCCCTCTTGTTCTGTTATTCCGAGCACGTTGTCAATGTCAAGTCGTCAGATCGGCAGCCTGCCCCGTCCTCTGTCATTTCACGCCCGGAGGGCACCCGCGCAGCCGAGAAATCTCTCCTGCGTTGGACTGAGTCGAACGGATGGGAGATCTCTCACTGTGGTTCGAGATGACAGGCTAAAGGGTAGGTTACCGATTGGACAACTCGACATTGACAATGTATTTAGAGCAACGTAATCGCTGCATAGCCATGTCGGCGGGACATTGAGTGACGCGGACCCACCGCCCACGATCTCCGGGACAGTGCGCGGTTGGTCTGCGTGCGTTGTTTAGCGGACGTTTTCCACGCAGCATATGAAGCTGAGTTGTTCGCACACCATGCTACTGCTGGTGCCCCTCCCCGACGCTATTCGCTATGCACCGGCGCGCGGTTCGTGTCTTCGGCAAACTCCCAGACGCCAAGCTGCGGGCACGCAGCGCCGATCTGGGTGAGTGTCGTGCAGATCTGTGTGCGGTGCTCGTTGCTGTGGTGCAGGGCCTGCGTCAGGATGACGCCCGACGGCACGTCACGCTGGATACCACCATCCCACTGGACGACGTGGATGTGTTCGGCATCAAACGGGGTCTCCAGGAGGCGGGCCCAGCGCCCGGCCATGTCGGCAGCGTGCGAAGCCAGCTCGTCGATGCCGGCGGTCTCGATCGCGTCCGAGTACCAGTCCGGTGTTTCGCCGGAAAGCCGCCGATAGTAGCTGCCCTCCGACCCGATGATATGCCGCAGCATGGAAATGGTGCTGCCGAATGTGCCGGCCACTTCCGAGTTCAGTTGCTCGTCTGAAAGTTCGCGACAGGCAGCAAGCACCTGGTCTGTCGCCCAGGCGTTATGTCGAAAGGCGTCGATGAGTCCGTCGTTCACAAGTCGTCCTTTCACTGTTGAGAGCAGGATTGCATGTCGGGCGAACGGAAGGGCGGCCTACGGCGATGGTAACAGACGCTCGCGAGGGGACGGTCAGTTGTTCAGGATGCGATCCATGACGCGGCTGAGTGCGTCGACCGCCGCCAGTGCCTCTGCACCGGCCTGCTCGATCGTCATCGCGCGCCCCTCGACAACGGCGCGACCGAGTACCTCGGGCGGCAGCAGCGCCTGCAGTGTGGCAAGCGTGTCTTCGGCGTCGGTGCGCTGCATCGTCTCCACAACCGAGTTCAGCGCGCTGCGAATCGACTGCCCCGCTCCGTGGGCGGCGTGCATCGTTTGCACCGCGCCGAGGAGGCGGGCGACCCGTTCCGGCTGCTCGGCGGCAACCAACGTCGCGATCTGCCAGAGGCTGACGAGCAGAAACGCCTGATCGCCGACAGCGAGGTGGCCGATCAGGCCAGCGCGGAGGCACTGTCTGGCGAGCTTGATCTCGCCGAGTCGACGCAGTACTTCCCCGAGCAACGTGTTGGCAATGGCGATGTAGCGCGGATTCCCCAGCGCGATGTAACGCGCGAGGCTGTCTTCAAAACACGCCCGGCTTGTCGTCAGGTCGTTGACGTTGGCGGTGGCGAGACCGAAGCTCAACAGCGCCAGTGCGATCGCAGGCTGGTCGTTGATCGGGCGTGCAACCTCCAGCGCGCGATTGAGCGCATCGATCGCGCCGTCCGTATCGCCCCGCCGCCAGAGAATCGTGCTGAGCCACGAAAGTGCCTCGCTCAGCGTCGACCCATCGCCGATCTCACTCGCCAGCGCCATCGTCGCTTCCAGGATCTCGATGGCGACATCGAGGTCCAGTTGCCAGATTGCCAGATCGCCAGATCGCAGCAGCACTCTGGCGCGCAGGTTCGGCGTGATCGTCGCCGCGCTGGGCAGCGCCTGCATCGCTTCCAGCCAGCGGCGGCCCTCGCCAGTGTGCCCACGGATTGACCAGAACGGAGAGAGTGCCACCGCCATGCGCAGCCCGCTCTGTGCGTCGTCATGCTCGGCGAAGCGGCGCAGGGCCGTGCGGATATTGTCCTGATCGCGGTCGAGTCGCTGCAGCCAGTCGATCTGCTGCGGGCCTTCCAGATCCTCAGCCGCCTGCTCGGCAAGCGCCCGGAACGCATCTGCATGCCGCGCCGCAACCGTCTCGACTTCGCCGTTGGCAGCCAGTCGATCTGCAGCGAAGAGCCGGACCGGCTCCAGCAGCCGATAGCGAGCGACCGCGCCGCCGTCCTCGACCTGCACGAGCGATTTGTCGACGAGCTGCGCCATCAGGCCGAGGATGACCGGCCCGGGCAGGTCGTCGCCATGGCAGACCGCCTCAACCACCTCACGGTCCGCACCGCCACGGAAGACGGACAGCCGCTCGAACAGGCGTTGCTCCTGCGTTTGCAGCAGGCGGTAGCGCCATTCGAGCGCGGCCAGCAGCGTCTGCTGGCGGCCGCGATTCGTGCGGCTGCCACCGGGCACGATCGTGATCATGTCGGCCAGCCGGGCCGCGACCTGCTCGACCTTCAGCACACGCACCCACGACGCCGCCAGCTCGATCGCCAGCGGGATGCCCTCCAGCCGGACGCAGATGTCGGCAACCGCAGCGGCGTTCTCGTCAGTCAGCTGGAAGTGCGCGTCAACGCCTTGCGCGCGCTCGACAAACAGCCGCACCGCCGCGACACTCGCGATCTGCTCGGCGCTGATCGTCGTTTCCATCGGCGGCACAGCCAGCGGCGCGAGCCGCCAGATCTGCTCTCCGGCGATGTGAAACGGCTCGCGGCTGGTGGCGATCAGGCTGAGCGTTGGGCAACCGGCAAGCAATCTGCGCAGCAGCTCGGCACAGGTGTCGGTCAGGTGTTCGCAGTTGTCGA carries:
- a CDS encoding DinB family protein: MNDGLIDAFRHNAWATDQVLAACRELSDEQLNSEVAGTFGSTISMLRHIIGSEGSYYRRLSGETPDWYSDAIETAGIDELASHAADMAGRWARLLETPFDAEHIHVVQWDGGIQRDVPSGVILTQALHHSNEHRTQICTTLTQIGAACPQLGVWEFAEDTNRAPVHSE
- a CDS encoding helix-turn-helix domain-containing protein codes for the protein MHDRAAPGATFGELLRFFRRRLGLSQPELAERSGLTVSAISALERGVRGRPYPYTARQLADGLELDDVDRDQFLNTATRPPSAEATPPQPAPAPASGAHPPVPPSPLIGRADDLASLRTRISRPTSSRLTTLTGLAGMGKTRLALQLASEVGPTFPDGVWFVRLAPIDDPADVARAVAEICGVREVLGEQLIDRLVGFLQQRHALLILDNCEHLTDTCAELLRRLLAGCPTLSLIATSREPFHIAGEQIWRLAPLAVPPMETTISAEQIASVAAVRLFVERAQGVDAHFQLTDENAAAVADICVRLEGIPLAIELAASWVRVLKVEQVAARLADMITIVPGGSRTNRGRQQTLLAALEWRYRLLQTQEQRLFERLSVFRGGADREVVEAVCHGDDLPGPVILGLMAQLVDKSLVQVEDGGAVARYRLLEPVRLFAADRLAANGEVETVAARHADAFRALAEQAAEDLEGPQQIDWLQRLDRDQDNIRTALRRFAEHDDAQSGLRMAVALSPFWSIRGHTGEGRRWLEAMQALPSAATITPNLRARVLLRSGDLAIWQLDLDVAIEILEATMALASEIGDGSTLSEALSWLSTILWRRGDTDGAIDALNRALEVARPINDQPAIALALLSFGLATANVNDLTTSRACFEDSLARYIALGNPRYIAIANTLLGEVLRRLGEIKLARQCLRAGLIGHLAVGDQAFLLVSLWQIATLVAAEQPERVARLLGAVQTMHAAHGAGQSIRSALNSVVETMQRTDAEDTLATLQALLPPEVLGRAVVEGRAMTIEQAGAEALAAVDALSRVMDRILNN